Proteins from a genomic interval of Bradyrhizobium sp. G127:
- a CDS encoding ABC transporter ATP-binding protein codes for MVALAYKPQEVQAAGAALDIDDVSHHFDIDGAVLPVLNQVSFRANPGEFVALLGPSGCGKSTLLRLVAGLEAPRSGNLREDGHPITGPHPSRVVVFQDPTLFPWRTVWKNVALGLEAQGIIKSERHRVDAAIQLVGLSQFANAYPHQLSGGMAQRVSLARALVNDPKILILDEPLGKLDSLTRISMQTEIVSLWQRNGFTTLLVTHDVEEALFLANRVLVFSDRPASLKADITVDRAYPRHRGDPYLADLRRQILGLLGLDATW; via the coding sequence ATGGTAGCGCTCGCTTACAAGCCGCAGGAGGTGCAGGCGGCGGGCGCCGCGCTGGACATTGATGACGTCAGTCATCACTTCGACATCGATGGCGCTGTCCTCCCCGTCCTTAACCAGGTCAGCTTCCGGGCCAACCCCGGTGAATTTGTCGCGTTGCTGGGGCCGTCCGGTTGCGGAAAGTCCACCTTGCTGCGGCTGGTCGCGGGGCTGGAAGCGCCACGGTCGGGAAATCTGCGGGAGGATGGCCATCCAATCACCGGACCGCACCCGTCGCGCGTGGTGGTGTTTCAAGATCCGACGTTGTTCCCTTGGCGCACGGTGTGGAAGAACGTCGCCCTCGGGCTCGAGGCGCAGGGCATCATCAAGAGCGAGCGGCACCGCGTCGATGCGGCTATCCAACTGGTGGGCCTCTCCCAATTCGCCAATGCCTATCCGCATCAACTGTCGGGCGGCATGGCGCAGCGTGTCTCACTGGCACGCGCACTGGTTAACGATCCGAAGATCCTGATCCTCGATGAACCGTTGGGCAAGCTGGATTCGCTCACACGCATCAGCATGCAGACTGAAATCGTGTCGTTATGGCAGCGCAACGGCTTCACCACGCTGCTGGTGACGCACGATGTCGAGGAGGCGCTGTTCCTTGCCAACCGCGTGCTGGTGTTCAGCGACCGGCCCGCGAGCCTCAAAGCCGACATCACCGTTGACAGGGCGTATCCGCGGC